From Bordetella flabilis, the proteins below share one genomic window:
- a CDS encoding GntR family transcriptional regulator, whose protein sequence is MSKNFVHASLLDGLREVFVQGEIAPGSKVPEAALCARFGVSRTPLREALKVLASEGHVELLPNRGARVRELSLDEVEGLFAVAGALEALAGEQAAERVTEAELAEITALHEGMHAAFLRRDRQPYYENNRAIHEAIVRATRNPVLISQYAVVNARIRRIRFQSPMTEDIWSRAMAEHDGMLNALMRRDAAALSGILKTHLKNKCQAIVRELQAHVPAPAPRRRRAG, encoded by the coding sequence ATGAGCAAAAACTTCGTCCATGCCTCCCTGCTCGACGGTCTGCGCGAGGTGTTCGTGCAAGGGGAAATCGCACCGGGCAGCAAGGTGCCGGAAGCGGCACTCTGCGCGCGCTTTGGCGTCTCGCGCACCCCCCTGCGCGAAGCGCTGAAAGTGCTTGCATCCGAAGGGCACGTCGAACTGCTGCCCAACCGAGGTGCGCGCGTCCGCGAGCTTTCGCTGGATGAGGTCGAGGGCTTGTTCGCCGTGGCGGGCGCCCTGGAGGCATTGGCCGGCGAACAGGCGGCAGAGCGCGTCACGGAGGCCGAATTGGCGGAGATCACGGCGCTGCATGAAGGTATGCACGCAGCTTTCCTGCGCCGCGATCGGCAGCCGTACTACGAGAACAATCGCGCCATCCACGAAGCCATCGTCCGGGCCACGCGGAACCCAGTACTCATCAGCCAATATGCGGTTGTGAATGCACGTATCCGACGCATACGCTTCCAATCCCCCATGACCGAGGATATCTGGAGCCGCGCCATGGCCGAGCACGATGGGATGCTCAACGCCTTGATGCGACGCGATGCCGCGGCGCTATCGGGCATCCTCAAGACCCATCTCAAGAACAAATGCCAAGCCATCGTCAGGGAGTTGCAGGCGCACGTCCCTGCCCCTGCCCCGCGCCGGCGGCGCGCAGGGTGA
- a CDS encoding phosphocholine-specific phospholipase C yields the protein MAQTVTSRRDFLLNTTRLAATAAGATLVPPSIAKAYSIAAQGTSGTLNDVQHIVILMQENRSFDHYFGSLRAVRGFGDPRPFLMPSGYPVWYQPSDASFVLPFHPTPPAGSKQANADIYYDGMAHDWGSTHAAWNNGTYDGWARAKSAGTMAHFDEGDLPFYHALGKLFTVCDSYHCSMLGPTDPNRLYLWTGCCGNVPLSRPHIDNDTSGYNWTTFPERLNAAGVSWKVYQDKGQGLDSNAGVGEYERGTTTDLWWNGNYGDNALLNFRQYKNINPNTPLYPAYNGTQIDAQGRSRPYDYDLFKNLRDDVANGALPSVSWVVAPFAYCEHPSWASSGGEWYVSNVLDALTSNPDVFARTVLLIMYDENDGYFDHVPPPVPPTPATGLSNVSTVAEFYNNGLATDGTAPGDVPYGLGPRVPLVVVSPWSKGGKVNSQVFDHTSVIRFIEARFGTQQESNISPWRRAVCGDLTSAFDFGSPDASTAAVFLAASNMNPSAGSVALAPPTMQSLPSQPSEPRPACLLPYRFSIKGSVARQPMKLSLGIVNAGAAAVTIVASSPNLPTPRRYTVAGQSVVQDDIALSASGDYDVSAYGPNGSLHEFRGNIGANGNAGALCEVGWSLGPTAASVTIHLDNTRDSQAHVFQLTDNAYGKNAYAEVAVAAGAAQDIQWTTFSGWHDIAIRLKDDANFLRRLAGCPQQPQAPSTDPAIGNTTLFVPACRMQGTTPDTLRFDYVAPPWAHSPKNWIGVFRAGQTPGHDSAVAWVYAPKSVGSALLASRPGNPRLAAGVYAVWYLFDDGYKPLRGPMRLDI from the coding sequence ATGGCCCAGACCGTTACGTCCCGACGTGATTTCCTGCTGAACACGACCAGGTTGGCCGCCACGGCAGCCGGCGCCACCCTGGTGCCGCCGAGTATTGCAAAGGCATACTCCATCGCCGCCCAGGGGACTTCCGGCACCCTGAACGACGTGCAGCATATCGTCATCCTGATGCAGGAGAACCGCTCTTTCGACCATTACTTCGGCAGCCTTCGGGCCGTGCGCGGGTTCGGCGATCCCCGGCCTTTCCTGATGCCCAGTGGCTACCCGGTGTGGTACCAGCCGTCCGATGCATCATTCGTTCTGCCGTTCCACCCGACGCCCCCAGCAGGTTCCAAACAAGCCAATGCGGACATTTACTACGATGGCATGGCCCATGACTGGGGCAGTACGCACGCCGCATGGAATAACGGAACATACGATGGCTGGGCAAGGGCGAAATCCGCCGGAACGATGGCCCATTTCGATGAGGGGGACCTTCCCTTCTATCATGCGCTCGGAAAACTGTTCACGGTGTGCGACAGCTATCATTGCTCGATGCTGGGGCCCACCGATCCCAACCGGCTGTACCTGTGGACCGGGTGCTGTGGGAACGTGCCTCTGTCACGGCCCCATATCGATAACGATACGTCGGGATATAACTGGACCACCTTTCCCGAACGGCTGAACGCGGCTGGGGTCTCCTGGAAGGTGTACCAGGACAAGGGACAGGGCCTGGACTCGAATGCCGGGGTGGGCGAATATGAGCGCGGCACGACCACCGACCTATGGTGGAACGGCAACTATGGCGATAACGCACTCCTCAATTTCCGCCAATACAAGAACATAAATCCCAATACCCCCCTCTACCCCGCATACAACGGCACGCAGATCGACGCGCAAGGCCGAAGCCGTCCATACGACTACGACCTGTTCAAGAACCTCAGAGACGATGTCGCCAATGGCGCGCTGCCCAGCGTTTCATGGGTCGTGGCGCCGTTTGCATATTGCGAGCACCCGTCCTGGGCGAGCAGCGGTGGCGAATGGTATGTGAGCAATGTGCTGGATGCCTTGACATCGAATCCCGATGTCTTCGCCCGTACCGTCCTGCTGATCATGTATGACGAGAACGACGGATACTTCGACCATGTTCCGCCGCCCGTCCCTCCCACGCCCGCTACCGGGTTATCCAACGTGTCGACCGTGGCCGAGTTCTATAACAATGGCCTTGCGACGGACGGCACAGCGCCCGGCGATGTTCCTTACGGCCTGGGTCCCCGCGTACCGCTCGTCGTCGTCTCCCCCTGGTCCAAGGGCGGCAAGGTCAACTCCCAGGTGTTCGACCACACATCCGTCATCAGGTTTATCGAGGCACGCTTCGGCACGCAGCAAGAGAGCAATATCTCTCCTTGGCGACGGGCGGTATGTGGCGATCTCACGTCCGCTTTCGATTTCGGTTCTCCCGACGCATCAACAGCCGCTGTCTTCTTGGCGGCGAGCAACATGAATCCATCGGCTGGATCGGTCGCACTCGCGCCACCCACGATGCAATCCCTCCCCTCGCAACCATCCGAACCCAGGCCAGCATGTCTCCTGCCTTACCGCTTCTCGATAAAGGGAAGCGTAGCCAGGCAACCGATGAAGCTGTCGCTTGGGATCGTCAACGCGGGGGCGGCGGCCGTGACTATCGTTGCCAGCTCTCCGAACTTGCCGACACCCCGACGCTACACGGTCGCCGGGCAATCCGTCGTCCAGGACGACATCGCGCTGAGTGCCAGCGGCGACTACGATGTGTCGGCCTATGGGCCCAATGGATCGCTGCACGAATTCCGGGGCAATATCGGCGCGAACGGCAACGCCGGCGCCCTCTGCGAAGTGGGTTGGTCGCTTGGCCCGACCGCCGCGAGCGTGACGATCCACCTGGACAATACCCGCGACAGCCAGGCGCATGTTTTTCAATTGACGGACAACGCTTACGGGAAAAATGCCTACGCGGAAGTCGCTGTCGCGGCAGGCGCCGCACAGGATATCCAGTGGACGACATTTTCAGGCTGGCACGACATCGCCATCCGGCTGAAGGACGACGCAAATTTCCTGCGCCGGCTCGCGGGATGTCCGCAACAGCCCCAAGCACCCTCCACTGACCCCGCGATCGGCAATACAACATTGTTCGTGCCTGCCTGTCGAATGCAGGGCACCACGCCGGATACCCTGCGATTCGATTATGTCGCGCCACCGTGGGCGCATAGCCCGAAGAACTGGATAGGGGTGTTCCGGGCAGGACAGACCCCGGGCCATGACTCCGCAGTCGCGTGGGTGTATGCACCGAAGAGTGTCGGATCGGCGTTGCTGGCGAGCCGCCCCGGGAACCCCCGGCTCGCGGCGGGCGTGTATGCCGTCTGGTATCTCTTCGATGACGGGTACAAGCCGCTCCGCGGGCCGATGCGCCTGGATATCTGA
- a CDS encoding TetR/AcrR family transcriptional regulator, whose product MAVMGRPRTFDRDRAVEQAMHIFWQNGYESTSLNQLKAGIGNGISAPSFYAAFGSKEALFQECMQRYLSTYAQVTESLWDPDLAPRDAVEAALRSSARMQCERGHPKGCMVGLGVMSAPSEENAAVTAPLTRSRTRTRAGITACVQRGIDSGELRADTDARALATVFDAFLMGLSTLARDGVRHAVMEASITHIMSAWDAAKTMKG is encoded by the coding sequence ATGGCGGTAATGGGACGCCCGCGGACCTTCGACCGGGACAGGGCCGTCGAGCAAGCGATGCACATCTTCTGGCAGAACGGCTACGAATCGACGTCGTTGAACCAGTTGAAGGCAGGTATAGGGAACGGCATATCTGCGCCGAGCTTCTATGCTGCCTTCGGTTCCAAGGAGGCGCTTTTTCAAGAGTGTATGCAACGCTACCTGTCCACTTATGCGCAGGTGACGGAGTCCCTATGGGATCCGGATCTCGCTCCGCGAGATGCCGTCGAAGCCGCCCTGCGCAGTTCCGCCAGGATGCAGTGCGAGCGCGGACACCCGAAAGGCTGCATGGTCGGCTTGGGCGTAATGAGCGCTCCATCCGAAGAAAATGCAGCCGTAACTGCACCCCTGACGCGCTCGCGCACGCGGACGCGGGCAGGCATCACAGCATGCGTGCAACGAGGGATCGACAGCGGGGAACTGCGCGCCGATACCGATGCTCGTGCATTGGCCACCGTCTTCGATGCATTCCTGATGGGACTCTCCACCTTGGCACGCGACGGCGTTCGTCACGCCGTCATGGAAGCCTCTATCACTCACATCATGTCAGCGTGGGATGCCGCGAAGACCATGAAGGGGTAG
- a CDS encoding AAA domain-containing protein encodes MPAEGQALNALLALLREDGVEAKDISVITPYRAVQQNLKRLLGGKIVSGTTHTMQGKEAPIVIVVLGGNTAGPGARNWAVSETPHSGR; translated from the coding sequence GTGCCTGCCGAGGGACAGGCGCTGAACGCATTGCTTGCGCTTTTGCGCGAGGATGGCGTTGAGGCCAAAGATATTTCCGTCATCACACCCTACCGGGCTGTGCAGCAGAACCTCAAGCGTCTGCTTGGCGGCAAGATAGTGTCCGGTACGACCCACACCATGCAGGGCAAGGAGGCGCCAATCGTGATCGTGGTGCTCGGCGGCAACACGGCCGGCCCGGGAGCACGCAATTGGGCCGTTTCGGAAACGCCCCATTCGGGTCGATAG
- a CDS encoding MarR family winged helix-turn-helix transcriptional regulator: MTQKKVTSPPPLDDQLCYAVYSAGIAIQRIYKPLLDRMGLTYPQYLVLNVLWRDDGQTVGGIAERLALEPSTLTPLLKRLESSGFVQRTRNPDNERQVVVALTEQGRLLRNKAGCLGESLLAASEQSPAELAELNKKLRQLRDTIYPHLDGWSLPA, translated from the coding sequence ATGACCCAGAAGAAAGTGACCAGCCCTCCGCCATTGGATGACCAGCTTTGCTATGCCGTTTATTCGGCGGGCATTGCGATCCAGCGTATCTACAAACCGTTGCTGGACAGGATGGGCCTGACCTATCCCCAGTATCTGGTACTGAACGTCCTCTGGCGGGATGACGGGCAAACTGTCGGCGGGATCGCGGAGAGATTGGCGTTGGAACCCAGTACGCTGACACCATTGCTCAAGCGGCTGGAATCCTCGGGCTTTGTCCAGCGGACGCGGAACCCGGACAATGAACGCCAGGTGGTTGTCGCACTGACGGAGCAGGGGCGACTGCTCCGCAACAAAGCGGGATGTCTGGGCGAATCCCTGCTCGCCGCATCGGAGCAGTCGCCCGCGGAGCTCGCCGAACTGAACAAGAAGCTCAGGCAGCTCCGTGACACGATCTACCCGCATCTGGATGGCTGGAGCTTGCCGGCCTAG
- a CDS encoding igiC — MNAIQKGIEEIEGSTHDTERYVNALGPRGVIGVMTPGPNVNVENEMMDMRPRGVINAVDRYYVPNQKIAENEDWSVIMRNVAANLDDSVRRLKEALIDHLILGMSSQSYMGGEKGSFALLEHLQKLSGVPVTMGAQSAEEAFKLCGAKRIALLTPYYPVIEQNAISYFTSRGFEVVHVEGLKCKSIIHVASQTYEQLAEATLRCQAAKPDAILQLGTNLAYARVANDAEKWLKMPVFASGPVIYWSALRKMGIKDQFPGFGSLCEFH, encoded by the coding sequence ATGAATGCAATTCAGAAGGGTATCGAGGAAATAGAAGGTTCTACCCACGACACCGAACGCTACGTCAATGCGCTGGGTCCCAGGGGCGTGATCGGCGTGATGACACCCGGCCCGAACGTCAACGTCGAGAACGAGATGATGGACATGCGGCCACGGGGCGTCATCAATGCGGTGGACCGCTACTACGTTCCAAACCAGAAGATTGCCGAGAACGAGGACTGGTCGGTCATCATGCGCAACGTGGCGGCCAATCTGGACGACTCGGTCCGCCGCCTGAAGGAAGCGCTGATCGACCATCTCATCCTGGGCATGTCCTCGCAGAGCTACATGGGCGGGGAGAAAGGCAGCTTCGCGCTGCTGGAGCACCTGCAGAAACTGTCGGGCGTGCCGGTCACCATGGGGGCGCAGTCGGCCGAAGAGGCGTTCAAGCTGTGCGGCGCCAAGAGGATCGCCTTGCTCACGCCGTACTACCCGGTCATCGAGCAGAACGCCATCAGCTACTTCACGTCCCGCGGGTTCGAGGTCGTGCATGTGGAAGGGCTGAAGTGCAAGAGCATCATCCACGTTGCGTCGCAGACCTACGAGCAGCTCGCCGAAGCCACGCTGCGCTGCCAGGCCGCCAAGCCCGACGCCATCCTGCAACTCGGCACCAATCTGGCTTATGCCCGCGTGGCGAACGATGCCGAGAAGTGGCTCAAGATGCCCGTATTCGCGTCGGGGCCGGTGATCTACTGGTCCGCGCTGCGCAAGATGGGCATCAAGGACCAGTTCCCCGGTTTCGGCAGTCTCTGCGAATTCCATTGA
- a CDS encoding Bug family tripartite tricarboxylate transporter substrate binding protein, producing MKTRRTMLLRAAGLGLAAWAGLVAPGQVLAQEAWPARPITLLVGFSPGGGTDLIARHIAPRLAELLKQPVVIENRAGASGTIATAAVAKARPDGYTLLLGHVSSNAMVPAIMPKLPYSASRDFTAITLIGSVPQVIVVPRSSPAKTLAEFIELARSKAGGLNYASSGTGTQQHFAAELFQQATGTTMVHVPYKGSGAALTDLMAGQVDVNFDTVPTVLQQIRSGTLRALAVTTRQRVASLPDVPTVMEAGVPDYEIGAWYMLMGPAGMPKPIVDKLSNALNETLQTPDVRKKLVELGTEIAGGTPGQADTYLKAEIARWAKLAADKHLVTE from the coding sequence ATGAAGACAAGAAGAACGATGCTGCTGCGCGCCGCCGGGCTAGGCCTGGCGGCGTGGGCCGGCCTGGTCGCACCGGGCCAGGTGCTGGCGCAGGAAGCCTGGCCCGCACGGCCGATCACCCTACTGGTCGGCTTCTCGCCCGGCGGCGGCACGGACCTGATCGCACGCCACATTGCGCCGCGGCTGGCGGAGCTGCTGAAGCAGCCCGTGGTCATCGAGAACCGGGCAGGCGCCAGCGGCACCATCGCGACAGCGGCCGTCGCCAAGGCGCGGCCGGACGGGTACACGCTGCTGCTCGGCCATGTCAGTTCCAATGCCATGGTGCCGGCGATCATGCCCAAGCTGCCTTATTCCGCCAGCCGCGACTTCACTGCCATCACGTTGATCGGCAGCGTTCCGCAGGTGATCGTGGTGCCCCGATCGTCTCCCGCAAAGACGCTGGCCGAGTTCATTGAGCTTGCGCGTAGCAAGGCGGGCGGCCTGAACTACGCATCTTCCGGTACTGGCACGCAGCAGCATTTCGCGGCGGAACTGTTCCAGCAGGCGACAGGCACGACCATGGTGCACGTTCCCTACAAGGGTAGCGGCGCGGCGCTGACCGACCTCATGGCCGGGCAGGTGGATGTGAATTTCGATACCGTGCCCACCGTGTTGCAGCAGATCCGCTCCGGCACGCTGCGCGCACTGGCCGTCACGACACGCCAGCGCGTGGCCAGCCTGCCCGACGTGCCCACCGTGATGGAAGCGGGCGTGCCGGATTACGAGATCGGCGCCTGGTACATGCTGATGGGCCCGGCCGGAATGCCCAAGCCCATCGTCGACAAGCTGTCGAATGCGCTCAACGAGACGCTGCAGACGCCGGATGTACGCAAGAAGCTGGTTGAACTGGGAACCGAGATCGCCGGAGGTACGCCCGGGCAGGCCGATACCTATCTCAAGGCCGAAATCGCCCGCTGGGCCAAGCTTGCCGCCGACAAGCACCTCGTGACGGAGTAG
- a CDS encoding alpha/beta fold hydrolase, which produces MKMKALLATMAATVGIAASALAHSADRIPQNQAVRNVVLVHGAFADGSGWRGVYDQLTERGYRVTIVQNPLTSLADDVAATKRVLDRQQGPTILVGHSYGGTVITEGGTDPKVAGLVYVSALAPDVGESTGSQFKDIPPPPEFVIETGKDGYGFVSLEKFKTGFAGDTSDADAAFLRDSQVPINMSIFETRLTRAAWKSKPSWAVIATQDKAIDPKLLRQTAERIGAKITEVKGSHVVFVTQPKAVADTIDRAARNASH; this is translated from the coding sequence ATGAAGATGAAGGCGCTCTTGGCCACCATGGCCGCAACCGTGGGCATTGCCGCTTCCGCGCTCGCGCACTCGGCCGACCGTATCCCCCAGAATCAGGCAGTCCGTAACGTGGTACTGGTGCACGGAGCGTTCGCCGACGGCTCCGGATGGCGCGGCGTATATGATCAACTTACCGAGCGTGGATACCGAGTCACCATCGTTCAGAACCCCCTTACTTCTCTCGCCGACGATGTGGCCGCGACGAAAAGAGTCCTCGACCGCCAGCAAGGCCCGACTATTCTCGTCGGCCATTCCTATGGTGGAACGGTCATCACCGAGGGCGGCACCGATCCGAAGGTCGCCGGACTGGTCTACGTTTCCGCCTTGGCGCCGGATGTCGGCGAATCCACGGGTTCCCAGTTCAAGGATATCCCCCCTCCCCCGGAATTCGTCATCGAGACGGGGAAGGATGGCTACGGTTTCGTCAGCCTCGAGAAATTCAAGACCGGCTTTGCCGGGGATACGAGCGACGCCGACGCCGCATTCCTGCGCGACTCCCAGGTTCCGATCAACATGTCCATTTTCGAAACCAGGCTGACCCGCGCCGCTTGGAAAAGCAAGCCGAGCTGGGCGGTGATTGCCACGCAAGACAAGGCGATCGATCCCAAGCTGTTGCGGCAGACTGCCGAACGGATCGGCGCGAAGATCACCGAGGTGAAGGGCAGCCATGTGGTATTCGTCACCCAACCCAAGGCCGTCGCCGATACCATCGATCGCGCGGCGCGGAACGCTTCCCATTGA
- a CDS encoding AAA family ATPase, protein MDRFVVISGCSGGGKSTLLAELRRQGHVVIEEPGRRVVQAEDRTGGQAVPWIDMAAFLRRVIATARHDHATAHAGNGQWVFFDRGLVDAAAALQELTGEPLLTMLGQRYRYHRRVFLAPPWPEIYKQDRERRHGIRAARTEYQRLQKAYPALGYEVSLLPKVSVLERADFVLSTLSDLS, encoded by the coding sequence ATGGATCGTTTCGTCGTAATTTCTGGCTGTTCGGGCGGTGGCAAATCCACGTTGCTGGCCGAACTGCGGCGGCAAGGCCATGTCGTTATCGAGGAGCCCGGGCGGCGTGTGGTTCAGGCCGAGGATCGAACCGGCGGTCAAGCCGTACCTTGGATCGACATGGCCGCGTTTCTGCGTCGCGTGATTGCAACCGCGCGCCACGACCACGCAACCGCCCATGCTGGCAACGGCCAATGGGTGTTCTTCGATCGGGGCCTGGTGGATGCGGCAGCGGCGCTGCAGGAACTGACGGGCGAACCGCTTCTTACAATGCTTGGACAGCGCTATCGCTATCACCGCCGCGTGTTCCTCGCGCCGCCGTGGCCGGAAATCTATAAACAAGACCGGGAGCGACGTCATGGCATCCGTGCGGCACGGACCGAGTATCAGAGACTGCAGAAGGCCTATCCTGCGCTGGGCTATGAGGTGTCGTTGCTGCCCAAAGTCAGCGTGTTGGAGCGCGCGGATTTCGTGCTGAGCACATTGTCCGACCTATCGTGA
- a CDS encoding MBL fold metallo-hydrolase encodes MFSVDSTVQPAVQPSVQPARPPVAELVPSRYAVRIGEIDVLVISDGVLALPATTMSTNADPSERTSWLDHMFLSPEGFDWPLNVMVARSGGRTILIDAGLGLEYPDFPRAGQFPQRLKAAGIDLASVTDVVITHMHMDHVGGLLVDGMKEQLRPDVRIHVAAAELKFWAAPDFSHTSMPAAVPDVLRSAARRFASEYKNQLQVFEDEQKVAPGVVVRRTGGHTPGHSVVCLASGGDRLTFAGDAVFPVGFDHPEWHNGFEHDPEEAIRVRVGLLRELAANGGLLVATHMPFPSVGRVAEEGDVFRWVPVFWDF; translated from the coding sequence ATGTTTAGCGTCGATAGCACCGTACAGCCCGCCGTACAGCCCAGCGTGCAGCCCGCTCGGCCCCCAGTCGCCGAATTGGTCCCGTCGCGTTACGCGGTGCGGATAGGCGAGATCGATGTGCTGGTGATCAGCGATGGGGTGCTGGCACTGCCCGCCACGACCATGTCGACCAACGCCGACCCGTCCGAGCGCACCTCCTGGCTGGACCACATGTTCCTGTCCCCCGAGGGATTCGATTGGCCCTTGAACGTGATGGTGGCGCGTAGCGGCGGACGGACCATATTGATCGACGCCGGGCTGGGCCTGGAGTACCCGGACTTTCCGCGCGCCGGACAATTTCCCCAGCGACTGAAGGCCGCGGGCATCGACCTTGCTTCCGTGACTGACGTGGTTATCACCCACATGCACATGGATCACGTTGGCGGCTTGCTGGTCGATGGGATGAAGGAGCAGTTGCGTCCGGACGTGCGGATACACGTGGCCGCCGCGGAGCTCAAGTTCTGGGCCGCTCCAGATTTTTCGCACACTTCCATGCCGGCGGCGGTGCCGGACGTCCTCCGGTCAGCCGCCAGGCGGTTCGCGAGCGAGTACAAGAACCAATTGCAGGTATTCGAGGACGAGCAAAAGGTGGCGCCGGGCGTGGTGGTTCGCCGCACTGGCGGCCACACGCCCGGGCACAGCGTTGTTTGCCTGGCGTCAGGCGGCGATCGATTGACCTTCGCCGGCGATGCCGTATTCCCGGTAGGATTCGACCACCCCGAGTGGCACAACGGCTTCGAACACGATCCCGAAGAGGCCATCCGCGTTCGCGTAGGCCTTCTGCGTGAATTGGCGGCCAACGGGGGACTGCTGGTGGCTACCCACATGCCGTTTCCCTCCGTCGGCCGGGTGGCCGAGGAGGGCGACGTCTTTCGTTGGGTACCGGTCTTCTGGGATTTCTGA
- a CDS encoding SRPBCC family protein, with the protein MIYSTATVPVNRAGETTLTRKQVWQGLVLKARDARLFLPEGLCTRCDVVEESSTHFVREATIAGADLREIIVLEPESKVTFFQATGPREGAIVNELFEDEAGELQLRFYCYLGLRGKAPGGPEEQAEQMQFDSDKGYKAALVSTLKRTRELLADGRI; encoded by the coding sequence ATGATCTACTCGACCGCCACTGTCCCGGTGAACCGGGCAGGCGAGACCACTCTGACGAGGAAGCAGGTATGGCAAGGACTGGTCCTAAAGGCCCGCGACGCCCGCCTGTTCCTTCCCGAAGGCCTTTGCACCCGCTGCGACGTGGTGGAGGAGAGTTCCACCCACTTCGTGCGCGAGGCGACCATCGCCGGCGCCGATCTGCGCGAGATCATCGTCCTGGAGCCGGAAAGCAAGGTCACCTTCTTCCAGGCCACCGGCCCGCGCGAAGGCGCCATCGTCAATGAACTGTTCGAGGACGAAGCCGGCGAGCTTCAGCTCCGCTTCTATTGCTACCTCGGCCTGCGTGGCAAAGCGCCGGGCGGCCCCGAGGAGCAGGCCGAGCAGATGCAGTTCGACAGCGACAAGGGCTACAAGGCCGCCTTGGTGTCCACGCTGAAGCGCACCCGCGAATTGCTGGCTGACGGCCGGATCTGA
- a CDS encoding aminoglycoside 6-adenylyltransferase — MMTSKENALAIAERDAILQNIVLWAQRNCAIQALVLTGSLARSDGLADALSDIDIELIADDPQVLMTDSGWLGEIGELVTVLPLDPSTEQRWATRLAIYSGGTKVDYTLAGPARLREMASRQELEALYERGYRILLDKAGLTTDLPPPSGHVPTPALPSNEVFRAAVEEFWFEASHIPKYLMRGELWLVKQRDQTMKALLLQMLEWHAVASGAVDVWHNGTRMKQWLDEPTWRELQQVFGHFDALDAIKAFKAAVALYSRLANTVARSAGLEYPESVERGIMSICRPLFVHFERVT, encoded by the coding sequence ATGATGACATCGAAAGAGAATGCCTTGGCTATCGCGGAACGCGATGCAATCCTGCAGAACATCGTCTTGTGGGCACAGCGCAATTGCGCGATCCAGGCGCTGGTGCTCACGGGCTCGCTCGCCAGATCCGACGGCCTTGCCGACGCGCTATCCGACATCGACATAGAACTTATCGCGGACGATCCCCAGGTTCTCATGACCGATTCCGGTTGGCTGGGCGAGATCGGGGAGCTGGTGACCGTATTACCCTTGGACCCTTCTACCGAACAACGATGGGCCACCCGGCTTGCCATTTATTCCGGCGGCACCAAAGTCGACTACACGCTAGCCGGCCCGGCCCGCTTACGCGAGATGGCCAGCCGGCAGGAACTGGAAGCGCTGTATGAACGAGGATATCGGATTCTGCTGGACAAGGCGGGGCTCACAACGGATCTGCCGCCACCGAGCGGGCACGTCCCCACCCCGGCATTGCCTTCGAACGAGGTCTTCCGCGCAGCGGTGGAAGAGTTCTGGTTCGAAGCGTCCCATATCCCGAAGTACCTTATGCGTGGCGAACTATGGCTGGTCAAGCAACGCGATCAGACGATGAAAGCCCTGTTGCTTCAGATGCTGGAATGGCACGCGGTAGCGTCAGGCGCCGTCGACGTGTGGCACAACGGCACGCGGATGAAGCAGTGGCTCGATGAACCGACGTGGCGCGAGTTGCAGCAGGTTTTCGGGCACTTTGATGCATTGGACGCCATCAAGGCTTTCAAGGCCGCCGTCGCCCTCTACAGCAGGTTGGCGAACACCGTGGCGCGTTCTGCGGGACTTGAATACCCGGAATCCGTCGAACGCGGAATCATGTCGATCTGCAGGCCCCTGTTCGTACATTTTGAGCGCGTCACGTGA